One Pseudanabaena sp. ABRG5-3 DNA segment encodes these proteins:
- a CDS encoding cryptochrome/photolyase family protein: protein MIETNREFLTQINDAQSLQDKLKTSDRALFILYDQLNLKVFSQKLLDQKPLLIFVESLKYATAIPHHKQKLVYILSAQRHFAIACYNQGFPVLNLFTQGFHADAIAEFLEQHPQINLTYMQPSEWDTRSQMATLGNKFGDRISMIPNNFFIADVEKFKSKIKKGYRLENFYRELRKQTGYLMADGKPIGGMWNYDKENRKSLPKNISIPQIPIIEPDVITQEVIQLVKNYLPKNFGRLDQFGFAVTRDRALSLAQTFITTRLVNFGAYEDAIKVGEPFLFHSVLSLYLNNGLLLPQELCEMAIAAYEQKLAPLNSVEGFLRQILGWREYIRIYYEAQMPQVRESNYFEFTKDLPQLYWNADTDLLCLKDAVTHVLNYGYSHHIQRLMVLSNFSNLTNTDPRQLNHWFWVAYVDAYEWVELPNVLGMSTFADGGILASKPYVSGGSYINKMSNCCSQCKYDVKQKTGSSACPFNYLYWHFVDQHRDSFLENGRVSLMTNMYEKKTEDEKQAIRESSIHFIMNLKRGYFEYK from the coding sequence ATGATAGAAACAAATCGTGAATTTCTGACACAAATTAATGATGCACAGTCTCTTCAAGACAAGTTAAAAACTAGCGATCGCGCTCTATTTATTCTTTACGATCAGCTAAATCTCAAGGTTTTTTCGCAGAAATTACTTGATCAAAAACCATTATTAATCTTTGTCGAATCATTGAAATATGCCACAGCAATTCCCCACCACAAGCAAAAATTGGTCTATATACTGAGCGCTCAGCGCCACTTTGCGATCGCCTGCTATAACCAAGGCTTTCCAGTCCTGAATTTATTTACTCAAGGCTTTCATGCTGATGCGATCGCTGAGTTTTTGGAGCAACATCCCCAGATAAATCTCACCTATATGCAGCCATCGGAATGGGATACGCGATCGCAAATGGCGACATTAGGGAATAAATTTGGCGATCGCATTAGCATGATTCCCAATAACTTTTTTATTGCGGATGTGGAGAAATTCAAATCTAAAATTAAAAAAGGGTATCGCCTAGAAAATTTCTATCGAGAATTGCGTAAGCAAACAGGCTACTTGATGGCAGATGGAAAGCCCATCGGTGGTATGTGGAACTATGATAAAGAGAACCGTAAGTCTCTACCCAAAAATATCTCTATTCCCCAGATCCCGATCATAGAACCTGATGTCATCACCCAAGAAGTAATCCAGTTAGTCAAAAACTACCTACCCAAAAACTTTGGCAGACTTGATCAATTTGGTTTTGCCGTAACTCGCGATCGTGCTTTATCACTAGCTCAAACATTTATCACAACTCGCCTAGTAAATTTTGGAGCCTACGAAGATGCGATCAAAGTTGGCGAACCATTTTTATTCCATTCGGTATTATCGCTCTATCTCAATAATGGTTTGCTATTGCCACAGGAACTTTGTGAAATGGCGATCGCTGCCTATGAACAAAAATTAGCTCCTCTAAATTCCGTTGAGGGTTTTCTGCGTCAAATCTTGGGATGGCGAGAATATATCCGTATCTATTATGAAGCCCAGATGCCACAGGTTAGAGAAAGCAACTATTTTGAGTTTACTAAGGATTTACCGCAACTTTATTGGAATGCAGATACAGATTTACTCTGTCTCAAGGATGCCGTCACCCATGTTTTAAATTATGGCTATTCCCATCACATTCAAAGACTGATGGTTTTGAGTAACTTTAGCAATCTCACCAATACAGATCCACGTCAGTTAAATCACTGGTTTTGGGTTGCCTATGTCGATGCTTACGAATGGGTGGAACTTCCTAATGTTTTGGGTATGTCTACCTTTGCGGATGGTGGTATTCTCGCTTCTAAACCCTATGTTTCAGGGGGCAGTTACATCAATAAGATGAGCAACTGCTGCTCACAATGCAAGTATGATGTGAAGCAAAAAACAGGTAGTTCCGCTTGTCCCTTTAATTATTTATATTGGCATTTTGTCGATCAGCATCGTGATAGCTTTCTTGAGAATGGCAGGGTGTCATTAATGACTAATATGTATGAGAAGAAAACTGAAGATGAAAAGCAAGCAATTCGAGAATCATCAATTCATTTCATCATGAATCTAAAACGTGGTTATTTTGAATATAAGTAG
- a CDS encoding DUF4276 family protein translates to MDKFAGITEGITDQKVISNILIGFFNDRNITVNWLQPPKIGKSGGYGEVFKYCRSRRFRKAFDDHEYVIIHIDSDISPIFNVFHQDENGKSLTPEQIIEKVIDKFRLDIGEEFYDQNASRIIFAIAVHSIECWLLPLCTQDKKSEINNCLNVLKKELPDFQEKDHKYYQSISMEYANTNSLLKLYPENPSLKIFIEQLESKNIVISEES, encoded by the coding sequence ATGGATAAATTTGCAGGAATTACAGAAGGAATAACAGATCAGAAAGTTATTAGCAATATCTTAATAGGATTTTTCAACGATCGCAATATTACAGTTAACTGGCTTCAGCCACCTAAAATTGGGAAAAGTGGTGGTTACGGTGAGGTGTTTAAATATTGTCGATCAAGAAGATTTAGAAAAGCTTTTGATGACCATGAATATGTCATCATTCATATTGACAGTGATATTTCACCGATATTTAATGTCTTTCACCAAGACGAAAATGGCAAATCACTTACTCCTGAACAAATAATAGAAAAAGTAATAGATAAATTTCGATTAGATATTGGTGAAGAATTTTATGATCAAAATGCTAGTAGAATTATTTTCGCGATCGCAGTTCACTCTATAGAATGTTGGTTATTACCCTTATGCACACAGGATAAAAAATCAGAAATTAACAATTGTCTTAACGTTCTTAAAAAAGAGTTACCAGATTTTCAAGAAAAAGATCATAAGTACTATCAAAGTATTTCTATGGAATACGCGAATACAAACTCATTATTAAAGCTTTATCCAGAAAATCCGAGCTTGAAGATTTTTATTGAACAACTTGAAAGCAAAAATATTGTAATCTCGGAAGAATCATGA
- a CDS encoding AAA family ATPase, with protein MFTEVQIENYKSIQSLKIKLGRVNVFIGENGCGKTNILEAIALASAAAADKLDNEFLAPRGIRVTEPEFMRSAFDKENITKDIKINLKKKQKENLEESDLQFIIQHDNQPYSNWLQAGVIGKIDVLNWVPQGGTSQYEKVALNLKSSEETERIAKITQDFFESQFGEKISYDAITYFLLNLKNKYIQYSDEIKHFIIYSPENSLLRIFTEEGQIQPLGIKGEGLLKLLRVLNNNQDKINEIKQKLDLIDWFDDFKLSVDSELERIIQIKDRYLDKDLPYFNQRSSNEGFLFLLFYFALFISDDTPKFFAIDNIENALNPKLCTKLIEELVELAKKYDKQVIFTTHNPAVLDGLDLEDDEQRLFTIYRNIDGHTKSKRVFPRKPVDDDDPVPLSEAFMNGYIGGLPNNF; from the coding sequence ATGTTTACCGAAGTTCAAATCGAGAACTACAAGTCTATCCAAAGTCTCAAGATAAAGTTGGGTCGGGTTAATGTGTTCATTGGTGAGAATGGTTGTGGGAAAACCAATATTTTAGAAGCGATCGCTTTAGCCTCTGCTGCTGCCGCCGACAAGTTAGATAATGAGTTTTTAGCTCCTAGAGGGATTAGAGTTACGGAGCCAGAATTTATGCGATCGGCTTTTGACAAAGAGAATATTACAAAAGATATAAAAATAAATTTAAAGAAAAAGCAAAAAGAAAATTTAGAAGAAAGTGATTTGCAATTTATAATTCAACACGACAATCAGCCTTACTCAAACTGGCTTCAAGCTGGAGTAATTGGAAAGATTGATGTTTTAAACTGGGTTCCTCAAGGTGGAACTAGTCAATATGAAAAAGTAGCTTTAAATCTAAAATCTAGTGAAGAAACCGAGCGTATAGCTAAGATTACTCAAGATTTTTTTGAGAGTCAATTTGGCGAGAAAATTTCTTACGATGCAATAACTTACTTCTTACTAAACTTAAAAAATAAATACATTCAATATAGTGACGAAATTAAACATTTTATAATTTACTCCCCCGAAAATTCTTTATTGCGAATCTTCACCGAAGAAGGTCAAATCCAGCCTTTAGGAATTAAAGGGGAAGGTCTATTGAAACTTTTAAGGGTTTTAAACAATAATCAAGATAAAATCAATGAAATCAAACAAAAGCTTGATTTGATTGATTGGTTTGATGATTTTAAACTTTCGGTTGATTCAGAATTAGAAAGAATTATTCAAATTAAAGATCGATATTTAGATAAAGATTTACCATACTTTAATCAAAGAAGCTCTAATGAAGGCTTTTTATTTTTGCTGTTTTATTTTGCCTTGTTTATCAGCGATGATACACCCAAGTTTTTTGCAATTGACAATATCGAAAATGCTCTAAATCCTAAGTTATGCACAAAGTTAATAGAAGAATTAGTTGAACTAGCCAAAAAATATGACAAGCAAGTTATATTTACCACTCATAACCCTGCTGTTCTTGATGGCTTAGATTTAGAAGATGATGAGCAAAGGCTTTTTACAATTTATCGTAATATTGATGGTCATACTAAATCTAAAAGAGTTTTCCCCCGTAAACCCGTAGATGATGACGATCCTGTACCATTGTCAGAAGCTTTCATGAATGGTTATATTGGAGGACTGCCTAATAATTTTTAA
- a CDS encoding phosphatase PAP2 family protein encodes MSIRHQSYPLLLLGVVTPLNIFVALAITVSQHQGDLLAWDQAVLEGIHATKQVELEAIAISLTQLGRGTGILAITVLISLFLAWRKQWRSLIYLVITVLGSGILNQVSKLLFHRDRPALWASPTPEFDFSFPSGHAMLSMTLVIFLVTLIKQGHWRSLFLFGGLIFVVAIGWTRLYLGVHYPSDILGGWALAIAWVMGVSWLSRVNGKL; translated from the coding sequence ATGTCAATTCGCCATCAATCCTATCCATTGCTCTTGTTAGGAGTTGTTACTCCTCTAAATATTTTTGTAGCACTTGCTATTACTGTCAGTCAGCATCAAGGGGACTTATTGGCTTGGGATCAAGCAGTTTTAGAAGGGATTCATGCGACAAAACAAGTAGAACTAGAGGCGATCGCAATTTCCTTAACTCAATTGGGGCGTGGGACAGGTATTTTAGCAATCACGGTTTTGATTAGCCTCTTTTTAGCATGGCGCAAACAGTGGCGATCGCTAATTTATCTAGTGATTACGGTTTTAGGCAGTGGCATTCTCAATCAAGTCTCCAAACTTCTGTTTCATCGCGATCGCCCAGCTTTATGGGCATCACCAACACCAGAATTTGATTTCTCCTTTCCTAGTGGTCACGCGATGCTAAGTATGACGCTAGTGATTTTCTTAGTGACTTTAATTAAACAAGGTCATTGGCGATCGCTATTTTTATTTGGTGGCTTAATTTTTGTGGTTGCGATCGGTTGGACAAGACTTTATTTGGGGGTGCATTATCCTAGCGATATTCTTGGCGGTTGGGCTTTAGCGATCGCTTGGGTGATGGGGGTTAGTTGGTTAAGCAGGGTGAATGGTAAGCTATAA
- a CDS encoding sulfite exporter TauE/SafE family protein yields the protein MNYFLLTGFSFIVGTVVGLTGIGGASLITPMLIFVFNVPAAIAVGSDIVAATMMKAVASISHWRQGTLNFKVVKWLAFGSVPGALLGVMMLHFIQAYGWSLDSFLLPSIGTMILLVTIAGLIQLGLATFAPDLSLPSFPTFDLETTNGKIKAIVIGFVLGCMVGLTSVSSGSLFALVLMTFFKLDSRKLVGTDITQAAILLGFTSLGHLSLGTVDWHIVIPIWIGSVPGVLLGSKLCQLAPQRALRYLIFVILLTVSWKLIHSA from the coding sequence ATGAATTACTTTTTGCTGACAGGCTTTAGTTTTATCGTGGGTACAGTCGTGGGACTGACGGGAATTGGTGGGGCTTCCCTAATTACGCCAATGTTGATTTTTGTGTTTAATGTACCTGCGGCGATCGCCGTTGGTTCCGATATTGTCGCAGCGACAATGATGAAGGCGGTAGCAAGTATCAGCCATTGGCGACAGGGAACCCTTAATTTTAAGGTAGTAAAGTGGTTAGCCTTTGGTAGTGTACCAGGGGCATTATTAGGAGTTATGATGCTCCATTTCATTCAAGCCTATGGATGGAGCTTAGATTCATTCTTATTGCCTTCCATCGGCACAATGATTCTCTTAGTGACGATCGCAGGTTTAATTCAACTAGGACTGGCTACCTTTGCTCCAGACCTATCCCTACCATCATTTCCTACCTTTGATTTAGAAACCACCAATGGCAAAATTAAAGCTATTGTGATCGGCTTTGTTCTAGGTTGCATGGTTGGCTTAACTAGCGTTTCCTCTGGCTCCCTCTTTGCTTTAGTCCTGATGACCTTCTTTAAACTAGATTCGCGTAAACTAGTTGGTACAGACATCACCCAAGCCGCAATTTTGCTGGGTTTCACCTCCTTAGGACATCTCAGCCTCGGTACTGTAGATTGGCATATTGTCATTCCCATTTGGATTGGTTCTGTTCCGGGAGTTTTGTTAGGTTCTAAACTCTGCCAACTTGCCCCACAGAGAGCTTTACGCTATCTAATTTTCGTCATCTTACTCACCGTGAGTTGGAAATTAATCCATTCGGCATAG
- a CDS encoding MgtC/SapB family protein gives MEEMFVNAHDFWKLSFRLVLALIVGGIIGFNRQKGGRSAGMRTFMMVSMGAALFVMIPLQAEGDSSFATTNALSRTLQGVSTGVGFLGAGLILHPSSDRGTSKVRGLTTAATVWVAAALGAATGCGLWQVSLLGAFLTLFTLSGVKRVNRKVKLHTLRERRSPKIGLSKKKQENLPNDSE, from the coding sequence ATGGAAGAAATGTTTGTTAATGCCCATGATTTTTGGAAATTGTCATTTCGGTTAGTTCTAGCTTTGATAGTTGGTGGCATTATTGGCTTTAATCGTCAAAAAGGAGGTCGCTCCGCAGGAATGCGAACTTTCATGATGGTTAGTATGGGTGCAGCTTTATTTGTGATGATTCCTTTACAAGCAGAGGGTGACTCTAGCTTTGCAACCACTAACGCATTGAGTAGAACATTACAGGGAGTCTCTACAGGAGTGGGTTTTCTAGGTGCAGGTTTGATTTTGCATCCAAGTTCCGATCGCGGCACTTCTAAAGTTAGAGGCTTAACCACGGCAGCTACCGTTTGGGTTGCGGCTGCCCTAGGTGCAGCAACGGGCTGTGGTTTGTGGCAGGTAAGTTTACTGGGCGCATTTTTAACTTTGTTCACCCTCAGTGGAGTCAAGCGCGTGAATCGCAAAGTAAAACTACATACATTGAGAGAAAGGCGATCGCCAAAAATTGGCTTGTCTAAGAAAAAACAAGAGAATTTACCTAATGATTCTGAATGA
- a CDS encoding sulfurtransferase, which translates to MTMIRRNSRAKSLRFRFKPLAFTATAIMSVIVAIAFFAFSPLSAQNSSTKIEFVSPNWVSQNANDPNLRILDVRWSPIDYFTGHLPNAVHLADNLVRQPKDGLPVQLVDSNKLGDYLSKAGVTDKSKVLIYSDGRDVLGSSQIAYALERIGFKNPVAILDGGLSGYKQTNTADLTQAFPKYKSGKLNVNDNKNIRVNISQVKDLIGKQGIVFIDPRPAKAFAGEEKYFTRNGHIPGARNIPWPTFTDPQNPHKLKPLSEIEKILADKKIDKSKDIIVTCTTGREASLQYVVLKHLLGYPKVRVYEGSWTEYSQSDLPVETGAERPLT; encoded by the coding sequence ATGACCATGATCCGCAGAAATTCTAGAGCAAAGTCGCTCAGATTTAGGTTCAAACCCCTTGCTTTTACTGCCACTGCCATAATGTCTGTGATTGTGGCGATCGCCTTTTTTGCCTTCTCACCACTCTCCGCCCAAAACTCTAGCACCAAGATTGAATTTGTCTCACCAAATTGGGTGAGTCAAAATGCCAATGATCCCAACCTACGGATTTTGGATGTGCGTTGGAGTCCGATCGACTACTTCACAGGGCATTTACCAAATGCTGTCCACCTTGCCGATAATTTAGTCCGTCAGCCCAAGGATGGTTTACCAGTCCAGCTAGTGGATTCTAATAAATTAGGAGACTATCTCTCAAAAGCGGGAGTTACGGATAAAAGCAAAGTTCTCATTTATTCCGATGGTCGCGATGTACTAGGCTCTAGTCAAATCGCCTATGCGCTAGAAAGAATCGGCTTTAAAAATCCCGTGGCGATTCTGGATGGCGGTTTGAGTGGATATAAACAAACTAATACCGCAGACCTAACTCAAGCTTTTCCCAAATATAAATCAGGGAAACTCAACGTCAACGACAACAAGAATATCCGTGTCAATATCTCGCAAGTCAAAGATTTAATCGGTAAGCAGGGCATAGTTTTTATCGATCCTCGCCCCGCAAAAGCCTTTGCAGGTGAAGAAAAATACTTCACTCGCAATGGTCATATCCCCGGGGCGCGGAATATTCCTTGGCCGACTTTTACTGATCCTCAAAATCCCCACAAGCTTAAGCCCTTGAGCGAAATTGAGAAGATTCTCGCTGACAAGAAAATCGATAAATCAAAGGATATTATCGTCACTTGCACCACAGGAAGAGAAGCTTCTTTGCAATATGTGGTCTTGAAGCATTTACTAGGTTATCCCAAAGTACGAGTTTATGAAGGCTCTTGGACAGAATATAGTCAATCAGATCTACCCGTAGAAACTGGTGCAGAGCGTCCTCTTACATAG
- a CDS encoding Uma2 family endonuclease, with protein MIAIPHYFSAEEYLQWEDQQEEKHEYVDGMIYAIAGASESHVDVTTNLTVILANHLRGRDCKLFPSDMRLNIASKNIYYYPDLLVTCDERDRLNKKHKNYPCLIIEVLSESTEAKDRGVKFAHYQTIESLQEYVLVSQWEQRVEVFRRDRKFWLLQTYTIDEIVELQSINIEIPIAAIYESVDFDR; from the coding sequence ATGATTGCGATTCCACACTATTTTTCTGCTGAAGAATATTTGCAATGGGAAGACCAGCAAGAAGAAAAGCATGAGTATGTTGATGGCATGATTTATGCAATTGCGGGAGCCAGCGAAAGTCATGTTGATGTTACAACTAATTTAACAGTGATTCTTGCCAATCATTTGCGTGGTCGAGATTGTAAGCTGTTTCCTTCAGATATGCGCTTAAATATTGCCTCCAAAAATATTTACTACTATCCCGATCTGCTCGTAACCTGTGATGAACGCGATCGCCTGAATAAAAAGCATAAAAACTATCCCTGCCTGATCATTGAAGTCCTATCAGAATCAACGGAAGCAAAGGATCGTGGGGTGAAATTTGCCCATTATCAAACTATTGAGTCTTTACAGGAATATGTCTTAGTCAGTCAATGGGAACAAAGAGTAGAAGTATTTCGCCGCGATCGCAAATTTTGGCTATTACAGACCTATACGATAGATGAAATTGTTGAATTACAAAGTATTAATATCGAAATCCCCATTGCCGCAATTTATGAAAGTGTTGACTTTGATCGTTAA
- a CDS encoding prohibitin family protein, which yields MFQLVAALILGTVFICCFFVVVNAGERGVLMQFGKVQAQVLDEGIHPILPIAQTVKKLSVRVQKQEISAEASSKDLQEVFTDVALNWHIIPEQANVIFQQIGDQLAIIDRIIDPAVEEVLKAVMAEYTAEEIITKRGNVKNEVDTLLTARLAGYHIAVDDISLVHVHFSKRFSDAVEAKQIAEQDAKRADFIALKAIKEAEARVNLARGEGESQRILRETLSPELLQKQAIDKWNGNLPLVVGESTSKVLDINGLIESNLPKSLP from the coding sequence ATGTTTCAGCTTGTAGCAGCATTGATTTTAGGCACAGTTTTTATCTGTTGTTTTTTTGTGGTGGTCAATGCAGGTGAGCGGGGCGTACTGATGCAATTTGGTAAAGTGCAAGCACAGGTTCTCGATGAGGGCATCCACCCGATTTTGCCGATCGCCCAAACCGTGAAAAAACTAAGCGTGCGGGTACAGAAACAAGAGATTTCCGCCGAAGCATCTTCTAAGGATTTACAGGAAGTATTTACCGATGTGGCGCTCAATTGGCACATTATTCCTGAACAAGCAAATGTGATCTTTCAGCAAATTGGCGATCAACTGGCAATTATCGATCGCATCATCGATCCTGCGGTGGAGGAGGTGCTAAAGGCAGTGATGGCAGAATACACTGCCGAAGAAATCATTACCAAAAGGGGCAATGTCAAAAATGAAGTAGATACCTTATTAACTGCTCGGCTTGCGGGCTATCACATTGCCGTTGACGATATTTCTCTCGTGCATGTACATTTTTCTAAGCGCTTTAGTGATGCGGTAGAAGCTAAACAAATTGCAGAACAGGATGCCAAACGGGCAGATTTTATTGCCCTCAAAGCGATCAAAGAGGCGGAGGCGCGGGTTAATCTCGCACGCGGAGAGGGAGAATCTCAAAGAATTTTGCGAGAAACATTATCTCCTGAACTTTTGCAGAAACAGGCGATCGATAAGTGGAATGGAAACTTACCTTTAGTTGTTGGTGAAAGCACTTCAAAAGTATTAGATATTAATGGCTTGATTGAGAGTAATCTTCCTAAAAGTTTGCCCTAA